From Echinicola jeungdonensis, the proteins below share one genomic window:
- a CDS encoding sigma-54 interaction domain-containing protein, whose product MITDSEVLAVKQRFGIIGNSPLLNHAIRVAMQAAPTEMTVLITGESGSGKESFSKIIHSLSTRKHGKFIAINCGAIPEGTIDSELFGHEKGSFTGAHEARKGYFEVTDNGSIFLDEIGEMPLGTQARLLRVLENGEFIKVGSSKVLKTDVRVITATNINLLNAVEKGKFREDLYYRLNTVPIFVPPLRERGEDIILLFRKFTSDFSEKYNVKPITLDNEAKNLLLKFSFRGNIRQLKNLAEQISLLEENREVDAITLAKYLPSEESSSLPAPYKPQGSGEGSRDFSEREILYKVLFDMKKDMTDLKKLVLDTYQSGGLSQNIIKKHHSLFEDMDSSVSFDEDSSKPSSSMPIVLESGSSSSNSNQASEDYDDEGIEDIIHEEDDNSLSIEKKEKELIIKALRKHNNKRKYAAQDLGISERTLYRKIKQYDINE is encoded by the coding sequence AGTTTTAGCAGTAAAACAACGTTTTGGCATTATTGGAAATAGTCCTTTGCTTAACCATGCCATCAGGGTAGCCATGCAGGCAGCCCCTACGGAAATGACCGTCCTCATCACCGGAGAAAGTGGTAGTGGCAAGGAATCCTTTTCCAAGATTATACATTCCCTCAGCACGCGGAAACATGGCAAATTCATTGCCATCAACTGTGGAGCCATACCGGAAGGAACCATAGATTCTGAACTTTTTGGACATGAAAAAGGCTCATTTACAGGTGCACATGAAGCAAGAAAAGGCTATTTTGAGGTTACCGATAATGGTTCCATTTTCCTTGATGAGATTGGAGAGATGCCCTTGGGTACCCAGGCCAGGCTTTTAAGGGTTTTGGAAAATGGGGAATTTATCAAAGTAGGTTCCTCAAAAGTCCTAAAAACTGATGTTAGGGTAATCACTGCAACCAATATCAACCTGCTAAATGCTGTCGAAAAGGGAAAGTTTAGAGAAGACCTGTATTACCGCCTTAACACCGTTCCGATTTTCGTCCCTCCTCTTCGGGAACGGGGAGAGGATATTATCCTATTATTCCGGAAGTTCACCTCTGATTTTTCAGAAAAATACAACGTAAAGCCCATAACCCTGGATAATGAAGCCAAAAATCTCCTTTTGAAATTTTCATTCAGGGGAAATATCCGGCAGTTAAAAAATTTAGCTGAGCAAATATCGTTATTGGAAGAAAACAGGGAGGTTGATGCAATTACTTTGGCCAAATATCTTCCTTCCGAAGAATCCTCCAGTTTGCCGGCACCTTATAAACCCCAGGGGTCAGGAGAAGGCTCAAGGGATTTTTCCGAAAGGGAAATATTATACAAAGTCCTTTTTGATATGAAAAAGGACATGACTGACCTCAAAAAACTTGTACTTGACACCTACCAGTCTGGCGGTCTCAGTCAGAATATCATTAAAAAACACCATTCCCTCTTTGAGGATATGGATTCATCAGTTTCATTTGATGAAGATTCTTCCAAACCCTCTTCATCCATGCCTATTGTTTTGGAATCAGGTTCATCTTCTTCCAATTCCAACCAGGCCTCTGAGGATTATGATGACGAGGGCATTGAGGACATTATCCATGAGGAAGACGATAATTCCCTTTCGATCGAAAAGAAAGAAAAGGAATTGATCATCAAAGCCTTAAGAAAACACAACAATAAGCGAAAATATGCCGCCCAGGATTTGGGAATCTCGGAGCGGACTTTATACCGTAAAATCAAACAATATGACATCAATGAGTAA
- a CDS encoding co-chaperone GroES, which produces MSQVNIKPLADRVLVEPAAAEEKTASGLYIPDTAKEKPQKGTVVAVGNGKKDEPLTVKVGDTVLYGKYAGTELSVEGNDYLIMRESDIFAVL; this is translated from the coding sequence ATGTCACAAGTAAACATCAAACCTCTTGCAGATAGAGTTCTGGTAGAACCTGCTGCAGCTGAAGAAAAAACAGCCTCCGGCCTTTATATTCCAGATACTGCCAAAGAAAAACCACAAAAAGGTACCGTAGTGGCAGTTGGTAACGGAAAAAAAGACGAACCACTCACTGTAAAGGTAGGTGACACTGTTCTTTATGGGAAATATGCCGGCACAGAGCTTTCAGTGGAGGGCAATGATTATTTGATCATGAGGGAATCAGACATTTTTGCTGTTCTCTAA
- the lptE gene encoding LptE family protein, which produces MSKKLLILLGLLSPLLFSGCKVEYSFTGTTIDYNVTNSFSVANFFNDSGGGPANMGQNFTESLKDYFQRNTQLELVQNNGDLQFEGAISRYTNTPQATVTSTDPNLPDRAGQMRLTIAVDVNYINLTNEEENMERSFSFYQDYDPRTTSLLEVESDLIDEIFEAIIQDIFTSTVANW; this is translated from the coding sequence ATGAGTAAAAAACTGCTCATTTTATTGGGGCTGCTCAGTCCGCTATTGTTTTCTGGTTGCAAGGTAGAATACAGTTTTACCGGGACTACCATTGATTACAATGTCACCAATTCCTTTTCAGTGGCCAACTTTTTTAACGATTCCGGAGGAGGTCCTGCCAATATGGGACAAAATTTCACGGAATCTCTAAAAGATTATTTCCAAAGGAATACCCAACTGGAATTAGTGCAAAACAATGGAGACTTGCAGTTTGAAGGAGCTATTTCCCGGTATACCAACACCCCCCAGGCTACTGTTACCAGCACAGATCCTAATTTACCTGATAGAGCCGGGCAAATGAGGCTTACCATAGCGGTGGATGTCAACTACATTAACCTCACCAATGAGGAGGAAAATATGGAAAGGAGCTTTAGTTTTTACCAAGACTATGACCCAAGGACAACCTCTCTTTTGGAAGTGGAATCTGATTTGATTGATGAAATATTTGAAGCAATCATCCAAGACATCTTCACCTCTACAGTGGCCAACTGGTAA
- the secG gene encoding preprotein translocase subunit SecG, with translation MFTVLISVIIILAVLLILVILGQNSKGGVGAAFGGSASQIMGVTKTGNILEKATWVLAIAILVLSLGTSAFKGTNVSEEFVSPNVESARDQMITPAFDDNESILPAEEEENQDISPADTASGQ, from the coding sequence ATGTTTACTGTATTGATCAGTGTCATCATTATTTTGGCCGTTTTATTAATTTTGGTCATCCTAGGCCAAAACTCTAAAGGAGGCGTTGGTGCGGCATTTGGTGGTAGTGCCTCTCAGATCATGGGGGTTACCAAAACCGGCAATATTTTGGAAAAGGCTACCTGGGTATTGGCTATCGCTATCTTGGTTCTTTCCCTGGGAACATCGGCCTTTAAGGGCACCAATGTTTCTGAGGAATTTGTTTCTCCCAACGTGGAGAGTGCCAGGGATCAAATGATAACCCCTGCTTTTGATGACAATGAAAGCATCCTTCCTGCAGAGGAGGAAGAGAATCAAGACATTAGCCCTGCTGATACAGCAAGCGGACAATAA
- the groL gene encoding chaperonin GroEL (60 kDa chaperone family; promotes refolding of misfolded polypeptides especially under stressful conditions; forms two stacked rings of heptamers to form a barrel-shaped 14mer; ends can be capped by GroES; misfolded proteins enter the barrel where they are refolded when GroES binds), producing the protein MAKELFFDTDARDRLKKGVDALADAVKVTLGPKGRNVIIDKKFGAPTITKDGVSVAKEIELEEPIENMGAQLVKEVASKTADNAGDGTTTATVLAQSIFNVGIKNVAAGANPMDLKRGIDKAVAKVVAELKSNSNPISTSKEIAQVGTISANNDEEIGKMIADAMEKVGKDGVITVEEAKGTETEVKTVEGMQFDRGYLSPYFTTNTEKMEAELENPYILIYDKKISAMKELLPVLEPVAQSGKPLLIIAEDVDGEALATLVVNKIRGALKVAAVKAPGFGDRRKAMLEDIAILTGGTVISEERGYKLENASIEYLGTADKVNIDKDNTTIVKGAGEKSAIEARIAEIKAQIDKSTSDYDKEKLQERLAKLSGGVAILYIGAATEVEMKEKKDRVDDALHATRAAVQEGVVVGGGVAFIRALVSLDNLKGENEDQDTGINIVKQALESPLRTIVSNAGAEGSVVINKIRENEGNFGYNARTDVFEDLFQAGVIDPTKVTRLALENAASIASLLLTTECVVADIKEEGGASVPPMGGGGMGGMM; encoded by the coding sequence ATGGCTAAAGAATTATTTTTCGATACAGATGCAAGGGACCGATTGAAAAAAGGTGTCGATGCTCTTGCAGACGCAGTTAAGGTGACCTTAGGCCCAAAGGGTAGAAATGTAATCATCGACAAAAAGTTTGGTGCTCCGACCATCACAAAAGATGGTGTTTCTGTAGCCAAAGAAATTGAATTGGAAGAGCCAATTGAAAATATGGGTGCTCAATTGGTAAAAGAGGTGGCATCAAAAACCGCTGATAATGCGGGTGATGGTACTACTACAGCCACCGTGCTTGCTCAGTCTATTTTTAATGTAGGTATCAAAAATGTGGCTGCCGGTGCTAACCCAATGGACCTTAAAAGAGGTATTGACAAAGCGGTAGCTAAAGTTGTTGCTGAACTTAAATCCAACTCCAATCCAATTTCAACTTCAAAGGAAATTGCCCAAGTAGGTACTATCTCTGCCAACAATGACGAGGAAATCGGTAAAATGATCGCCGATGCCATGGAAAAGGTAGGCAAAGATGGTGTAATCACTGTAGAAGAAGCCAAAGGAACTGAAACAGAAGTAAAAACTGTAGAGGGTATGCAGTTTGACAGAGGGTACCTTTCTCCTTATTTCACTACCAATACGGAGAAAATGGAAGCCGAACTGGAAAACCCATACATCCTTATTTATGACAAGAAGATTTCTGCTATGAAAGAGTTGCTTCCTGTTCTTGAGCCGGTTGCTCAGTCTGGGAAGCCGCTATTGATTATTGCTGAAGACGTTGACGGGGAAGCTTTGGCAACCCTTGTAGTTAACAAAATCAGAGGTGCCCTCAAAGTTGCTGCCGTTAAAGCTCCAGGTTTTGGTGACAGAAGAAAAGCAATGTTGGAAGACATCGCCATCCTAACTGGTGGTACTGTAATCTCTGAAGAAAGAGGCTACAAGTTGGAAAACGCTTCCATCGAATATTTGGGTACTGCAGATAAAGTTAACATCGACAAAGATAACACCACCATTGTCAAAGGTGCGGGTGAAAAATCTGCTATCGAAGCAAGAATTGCTGAAATAAAAGCGCAAATCGATAAATCCACATCCGATTACGACAAGGAAAAACTTCAAGAAAGACTTGCCAAGCTTTCTGGTGGTGTAGCAATCTTGTATATCGGTGCAGCCACTGAAGTGGAAATGAAAGAGAAAAAGGACCGGGTAGATGATGCCCTTCATGCTACCAGAGCAGCCGTTCAGGAAGGTGTTGTAGTTGGTGGTGGTGTGGCATTCATCAGAGCTTTAGTCTCTTTGGATAACCTTAAAGGTGAAAACGAAGACCAGGATACCGGTATCAACATTGTAAAACAAGCCCTTGAGTCTCCGTTGAGAACTATTGTTTCCAATGCAGGTGCGGAGGGATCTGTTGTAATCAATAAGATTCGTGAAAACGAAGGAAACTTCGGCTACAACGCTCGTACCGATGTTTTTGAAGACTTGTTCCAAGCAGGTGTAATTGATCCAACCAAAGTGACCCGCCTGGCTCTTGAAAATGCAGCATCCATTGCTTCCTTGTTGTTGACTACCGAATGTGTGGTAGCTGACATCAAAGAAGAAGGTGGTGCTTCAGTTCCTCCAATGGGCGGAGGAGGAATGGGCGGCATGATGTAA
- a CDS encoding sterol desaturase family protein → MFDNYVSLEDIGAMDWPNVILWAAPVMFALVFLEWGVSIYQNKDTYDRKDFLAAASIGLINVGISALIKVALFSAVLFFWNLVPWKIPPAWWSFLPCFVAIDFARYWAHRVAHEQRFWWATHVTHHNSKKYNFSVSFRLSWTQHIKFIFFVPVVMIGFDPFVFFICHQIAVLYQFWIHTEYIKKLPAPIEYIFTTPSHHRVHHASDEHYLDKNYGSTFIIWDRIFGTFMAEQERPNYGITKPVKSYNPVYLVFHEWYDIVSDMKLAKNNKERFRILFGKPGDDVIKKGMDREITEKKGNEFSTTNEDLDNGDLNNSKKAEPVLVEK, encoded by the coding sequence ATGTTTGACAACTATGTAAGTCTTGAGGATATTGGGGCTATGGATTGGCCTAATGTCATTCTGTGGGCAGCCCCTGTGATGTTTGCTTTGGTCTTTCTTGAATGGGGCGTCAGTATTTATCAAAATAAAGACACATATGATAGAAAAGATTTTTTAGCAGCTGCCTCAATTGGCTTGATCAATGTTGGCATTAGTGCCTTGATCAAAGTGGCCCTTTTCAGTGCAGTGCTGTTTTTTTGGAACCTTGTTCCTTGGAAAATTCCACCCGCTTGGTGGTCTTTCCTCCCCTGTTTTGTGGCCATTGATTTTGCCCGTTACTGGGCACACCGGGTTGCCCATGAACAGCGGTTTTGGTGGGCCACCCATGTCACCCATCACAATTCAAAAAAATATAACTTTTCCGTTTCATTTCGATTAAGTTGGACCCAGCATATTAAGTTTATATTCTTTGTACCGGTGGTAATGATTGGATTTGATCCTTTTGTTTTCTTTATTTGCCACCAAATTGCAGTTTTGTATCAATTTTGGATTCATACAGAATACATCAAAAAACTGCCTGCTCCCATAGAATACATATTTACCACACCTTCCCATCATAGGGTACATCATGCAAGTGATGAACATTATCTTGACAAAAACTATGGATCAACTTTCATCATTTGGGACCGGATTTTTGGAACTTTCATGGCAGAACAAGAAAGACCTAATTATGGCATCACCAAGCCCGTAAAATCTTACAACCCTGTTTATTTGGTTTTCCACGAATGGTATGACATTGTAAGTGATATGAAACTTGCAAAAAACAACAAGGAAAGATTTAGAATACTATTTGGCAAACCCGGTGATGACGTTATCAAAAAAGGGATGGACCGGGAAATTACAGAAAAAAAAGGCAATGAATTTTCAACAACTAACGAAGATTTGGATAATGGTGATCTCAATAACTCCAAAAAAGCAGAGCCTGTTTTGGTGGAAAAATAA